In one Streptomyces marincola genomic region, the following are encoded:
- a CDS encoding NUDIX domain-containing protein: MPPAEPVVKRTARAILLDGPHLVVIKRTRPGRAPYWITPGGGVEPSDRSVLDALRRELREELGAEITNVVPAFVDTVAHTPEPGEGTPPGLKVQHFFACRLAALDPALRHGPEVDAPRGTYETVRLPFTPEGLTSVNLVPASLRAYLTRNVAGVLALLAPDFAGRS; this comes from the coding sequence ATGCCCCCCGCGGAACCCGTGGTCAAACGCACCGCCCGCGCCATCCTGCTGGACGGCCCGCACCTCGTCGTCATCAAACGCACCAGACCGGGGCGCGCGCCCTACTGGATCACGCCGGGGGGCGGGGTCGAGCCGTCCGACCGCTCCGTGCTCGACGCCCTGCGCCGGGAGCTGCGCGAGGAGCTCGGGGCGGAGATCACGAACGTGGTGCCCGCGTTCGTCGACACCGTGGCGCACACCCCTGAGCCGGGGGAGGGCACCCCGCCGGGGCTGAAGGTGCAGCACTTCTTCGCGTGCCGCCTCGCCGCCCTCGACCCCGCGCTGCGGCACGGCCCTGAGGTCGACGCGCCGCGCGGCACGTACGAGACCGTGCGGCTGCCGTTCACGCCCGAGGGGCTCACGTCGGTGAACCTGGTCCCGGCCTCGCTCCGCGCCTACCTGACGCGCAACGTCGCGGGGGTCCTGGCGCTCCTGGCGCCCGATTTCGCGGGCCGGTCCTGA
- a CDS encoding cupin domain-containing protein, whose amino-acid sequence MKEFRLDQLEAERIANDGAYLRFLRERNMSVGLYALDAGASDAQRPQAQDVVNFVVSGRAAMTVGEETTTVARGSVVYVPAGVRARFHHISEDLRVLVVFSPPEG is encoded by the coding sequence ATGAAGGAGTTCCGGCTGGATCAGCTGGAGGCGGAGCGGATCGCGAACGACGGCGCGTACCTGCGTTTCCTTCGCGAACGCAACATGTCGGTGGGGCTCTACGCGCTCGACGCGGGCGCGTCCGACGCCCAGCGCCCGCAGGCGCAGGACGTGGTCAACTTCGTGGTGAGCGGCCGGGCGGCGATGACCGTCGGCGAGGAGACGACCACGGTGGCGCGCGGCAGCGTCGTCTACGTGCCGGCCGGGGTGCGGGCCAGGTTCCACCACATCAGCGAGGACCTGCGGGTCCTCGTGGTGTTCTCGCCGCCCGAGGGCTGA
- a CDS encoding globin domain-containing protein, whose protein sequence is MTALSADDGAITTGSDHVPGRGRRAPSPDAVAIRRTLAEIEPVADEATSYFYALLFLHNPGLRDLFPAAMDTQRDRLFGALLTAAEHIDDTVMLTEYLEQLGRGHRKYGTRSEHYPAVGEALMYALERYAPRTWDAESEAAWVRAYTVFSQTMIDAAAADELHAPPWWQAEIVSHERRTSEVAVVTVRPDQPYPYRAGQYASVETPWWPRVWRSYSFASRPRSDGLLSFHVKAVPAGWVSRALVHRARRGDVLRLGPPSGSMAVDHASSRGLLCVGGSTGIAPIKALVEDVAEHGRRRPVEVFFGANRDADLYDLDSFLDLERRLPWLSVRPVVAHLATRGFAGQLPEAVRQFGPWREFDGYLSGPPQMIRKSVDALVSSGVPQDRIWHDFLGTLVSSGGR, encoded by the coding sequence ATGACCGCACTATCGGCCGACGACGGCGCCATCACCACCGGGAGCGACCACGTGCCCGGGCGAGGGCGGCGGGCGCCCTCGCCCGACGCCGTCGCGATCAGGCGCACACTGGCCGAGATCGAGCCGGTCGCGGACGAGGCGACCTCCTACTTCTACGCGCTTCTCTTCCTGCACAACCCGGGGCTGCGCGACCTGTTCCCGGCCGCGATGGACACGCAGCGCGACCGGCTGTTCGGCGCGCTGCTGACCGCGGCCGAGCACATCGACGACACGGTCATGCTCACCGAGTACCTGGAGCAACTGGGCCGCGGGCACCGCAAGTACGGCACCAGGTCCGAGCACTACCCGGCCGTGGGCGAGGCGTTGATGTACGCGCTGGAACGCTACGCGCCCCGGACGTGGGACGCGGAGAGCGAGGCGGCGTGGGTGCGCGCGTACACGGTCTTCAGCCAGACGATGATCGACGCCGCCGCGGCGGACGAGCTGCACGCGCCGCCGTGGTGGCAGGCGGAGATCGTGTCCCACGAACGGCGCACGAGCGAGGTCGCGGTGGTGACCGTGCGGCCCGACCAGCCCTACCCGTACCGCGCCGGGCAGTACGCGAGCGTCGAGACGCCCTGGTGGCCGCGGGTGTGGCGGTCCTACTCGTTCGCGTCGAGGCCGCGTTCCGACGGGCTGCTGTCCTTCCACGTCAAGGCCGTGCCCGCGGGCTGGGTCTCGCGCGCGCTCGTGCACCGGGCCAGGCGCGGGGACGTGCTGCGGCTCGGGCCGCCCAGCGGGTCGATGGCCGTCGACCACGCGTCGAGCCGCGGGCTGCTGTGCGTGGGCGGCAGCACGGGCATAGCGCCGATCAAGGCGCTGGTCGAGGACGTCGCCGAGCACGGGAGGCGGCGGCCGGTCGAGGTGTTCTTCGGCGCGAACCGCGACGCGGACCTGTACGACCTCGACTCCTTCCTCGATCTGGAACGGCGCCTGCCGTGGCTGTCCGTTCGCCCGGTCGTCGCCCACCTGGCGACGCGCGGGTTCGCCGGCCAGCTCCCGGAGGCGGTGCGGCAGTTCGGGCCGTGGCGCGAGTTCGACGGCTACCTGTCGGGGCCGCCGCAGATGATCAGGAAAAGCGTGGACGCGCTGGTGTCCTCGGGTGTCCCTCAGGACCGTATATGGCACGACTTCCTGGGGACCCTCGTATCCTCCGGTGGCAGGTGA
- a CDS encoding YibE/F family protein, protein MTGRDEPTLDPHARPPLPHGHAHHGGPVAPVSGHLRRVIAAVLIPFASAMVAGLVLLWPGGAPEQQERTGVGFDQQHEQARVTAVDEVACEDVGVQVPRGVGGVCEQATVEVTSGPHAGRTFQEMVPPDATQRYDAGQEVVVAYAPDAPEELQYHVTDVKRDTPILLLAVVFALAVVAVGRLRGLLALVGLVVSFTVLTLFILPAILHGSNPLVVAVVGGSVIMLVTLYLCHGVNARTSVAVVGTLVSLLLIGVLGSLFIGWASLTGNTDDQTGLVHSLYPAIEVRGLLLAGILIGSLGVLDDVTVTQTSAVWELKQADPGASWLKLYRAGMRIGRDHIASVVNTLVLAYAGAALPLLLLFTIANSSVGTVAFSELVSEEIVRTLVGSIGLVASVPVTTLLAALVVNADRPPRGGTAAPTTRHRRRRKK, encoded by the coding sequence GTGACCGGACGCGACGAACCCACGCTCGACCCGCACGCCCGCCCGCCCCTTCCGCACGGCCACGCCCACCACGGTGGGCCGGTGGCGCCCGTCTCGGGCCACTTGCGGCGGGTGATAGCGGCCGTGCTGATCCCGTTCGCCTCCGCCATGGTGGCCGGCCTCGTGCTGCTGTGGCCGGGCGGAGCCCCTGAGCAGCAGGAACGCACGGGGGTCGGGTTCGACCAGCAGCATGAGCAGGCGCGGGTGACGGCCGTCGACGAAGTCGCCTGCGAGGACGTCGGCGTTCAGGTGCCGCGCGGAGTGGGCGGCGTGTGCGAGCAGGCGACGGTCGAGGTCACCTCGGGCCCGCACGCCGGGCGCACGTTCCAGGAGATGGTGCCCCCCGACGCGACCCAGCGCTACGACGCCGGCCAGGAAGTCGTCGTGGCCTACGCGCCCGACGCGCCCGAGGAGTTGCAATACCACGTCACGGATGTGAAGCGCGACACCCCGATACTGCTGCTCGCCGTGGTGTTCGCGCTCGCCGTGGTCGCGGTCGGCCGGCTGCGCGGACTGCTCGCGCTCGTGGGGCTCGTGGTCAGCTTCACGGTGCTGACGCTGTTCATCCTGCCCGCCATCCTGCACGGCTCGAACCCGCTGGTCGTGGCCGTGGTCGGGGGCAGCGTGATCATGCTGGTGACGCTGTACCTGTGCCACGGGGTGAACGCCCGGACCTCGGTCGCCGTGGTCGGCACACTGGTGTCGCTGCTGCTGATCGGGGTGCTCGGCTCGCTGTTCATCGGCTGGGCCTCCCTGACCGGCAACACCGACGACCAGACCGGCCTGGTGCACAGCCTCTATCCGGCGATCGAGGTGCGCGGCCTGCTGCTGGCCGGCATCCTCATCGGTTCGCTCGGCGTGCTCGACGACGTGACGGTGACGCAGACATCAGCCGTGTGGGAGCTGAAACAGGCCGATCCCGGGGCGAGTTGGCTCAAACTGTACCGGGCGGGCATGCGGATCGGCCGGGACCACATCGCCTCGGTCGTCAACACGCTCGTGCTCGCCTACGCGGGCGCCGCGCTGCCGTTGCTGCTGCTCTTCACCATCGCGAACAGCAGCGTCGGCACCGTGGCGTTCAGCGAACTGGTCTCGGAGGAGATCGTGCGGACGCTGGTCGGCTCGATCGGCCTGGTCGCCTCCGTGCCGGTGACGACGCTGCTCGCGGCGCTCGTGGTGAACGCCGACCGGCCGCCGCGCGGCGGGACGGCCGCGCCTACCACCCGCCACCGGAGGAGGAGGAAGAAGTGA
- a CDS encoding DUF5326 family protein, with the protein MKETFMTLPGWVRWVAIPALALLVFGTLLIGLITWVLGLLFRILLFAALVAVLIFVVRKFTSSSSSGGGW; encoded by the coding sequence ATGAAGGAAACGTTCATGACACTGCCGGGGTGGGTGCGGTGGGTCGCCATCCCCGCGCTCGCGCTCCTGGTCTTCGGCACGCTGCTGATCGGGCTGATCACGTGGGTGCTCGGGCTGCTGTTCCGGATCTTGCTGTTCGCCGCCCTGGTCGCCGTCCTGATCTTCGTGGTGCGCAAGTTCACTTCTTCCTCCTCCTCCGGTGGCGGGTGGTAG
- a CDS encoding cystathionine gamma-lyase has product MTGDGTRAVRAGLPEPAAYQPPLPGPVLAAHFHLPGDPADAPYGYGRENNPTWSALESAVAGLESPDHDAEAVVFPSGMAATAAVLFGLLRPGDTAVLPSDGYQLLPRLRARLEEFRVTVRTAPTAGDAQLALLDDDVRLLWIETPSNPGLDTADIRRLADAAHARGALVAVDNTLATPLGQRPLGLGADLSVASGTKALNGHGDVLLGYAVARDPALAEALRSWRTTTGAILGPMEAWLAHRGIATLHLRVERQQINALAVATLLRERSEVDDPRYPGLPEDPAHAVAARQMRRFGSVVSFTLPDRAHAERFLAALRLVDDATSFGGVRSTAERRGRWGGDAVPEGFVRLSVGVEDTADLVADVRQALDTAARGGGAARG; this is encoded by the coding sequence ATGACCGGGGACGGAACACGCGCCGTACGCGCCGGGCTGCCCGAGCCCGCCGCCTATCAGCCACCGCTGCCCGGCCCTGTGCTCGCCGCCCACTTCCACCTGCCCGGCGATCCGGCCGACGCGCCCTACGGGTACGGCCGTGAGAACAACCCGACGTGGTCCGCGCTCGAATCCGCCGTCGCCGGGCTCGAATCCCCCGACCACGACGCCGAGGCCGTCGTCTTCCCGTCCGGCATGGCCGCGACCGCGGCGGTGCTCTTCGGCCTGCTGCGCCCCGGCGACACGGCGGTGCTGCCGTCGGACGGCTACCAGTTGCTGCCGCGCCTGCGCGCGCGGCTTGAGGAGTTCCGCGTCACCGTCCGCACCGCGCCGACCGCCGGGGACGCGCAGCTCGCGCTGCTCGACGACGACGTGCGGCTGCTGTGGATCGAGACGCCGTCCAACCCCGGCCTCGACACGGCGGACATCCGCCGCCTCGCGGACGCGGCCCACGCGCGCGGCGCGCTGGTCGCGGTCGACAACACCCTGGCCACGCCGCTCGGCCAGCGCCCGCTCGGCCTGGGCGCCGACCTGTCCGTGGCCAGCGGCACCAAGGCGCTGAACGGCCACGGCGACGTCCTGCTCGGCTACGCCGTGGCCCGCGACCCGGCGCTCGCGGAGGCGTTGCGCTCCTGGCGCACCACCACGGGCGCCATCCTCGGCCCCATGGAGGCGTGGCTGGCGCACCGCGGCATCGCCACGCTGCACCTGCGCGTCGAACGCCAGCAGATCAACGCGCTCGCCGTCGCCACCCTGCTGCGCGAGCGTTCCGAGGTGGACGACCCGCGCTACCCGGGCCTGCCCGAGGACCCGGCGCACGCCGTGGCGGCGCGGCAGATGCGGCGGTTCGGCAGCGTCGTGTCGTTCACGCTGCCCGACCGCGCGCACGCCGAACGCTTCCTCGCCGCGCTGCGCCTGGTGGACGACGCGACGAGCTTCGGCGGGGTGCGGTCGACCGCGGAGCGCAGGGGCCGGTGGGGCGGCGACGCCGTGCCCGAGGGGTTCGTGCGGCTCTCGGTCGGCGTCGAGGACACCGCGGACCTCGTGGCCGACGTCCGGCAGGCCCTCGACACCGCGGCCCGCGGGGGCGGCGCGGCCCGCGGCTGA
- a CDS encoding phage holin family protein translates to MTSILVRFLANALALAAAVWLVDDITLGKDDPSTGGQVVTLLVVALIFGLVNMIVKPVVKFLSLPVLILTLGLFTLVINALMLMLTGWLAGDAFEVDGFGSAFLGGLIISVVSWAVNMVFDRD, encoded by the coding sequence ATGACAAGCATTCTCGTGCGGTTCCTCGCCAACGCGCTGGCCCTGGCCGCCGCCGTCTGGCTGGTGGACGACATCACCTTGGGGAAGGACGATCCCAGCACCGGCGGACAGGTGGTGACGCTGCTCGTCGTCGCGCTGATCTTCGGCCTGGTGAACATGATCGTCAAGCCCGTCGTCAAGTTCTTGTCCCTGCCCGTGCTGATCCTCACCCTCGGGCTGTTCACCCTGGTCATCAACGCCCTGATGCTGATGCTCACCGGCTGGCTCGCCGGCGACGCGTTCGAGGTCGACGGGTTCGGGTCCGCGTTCCTCGGCGGACTGATCATCTCCGTCGTGTCCTGGGCGGTCAACATGGTGTTCGATCGTGACTGA
- the thiC gene encoding phosphomethylpyrimidine synthase ThiC — protein MTTRDTRSSSAAIGSHKAYLTGSRPDLRVPVRRVHLTDGNAVTLYDTSGPATDPAVTTDVRRGLPPLRHRWIAERRADGTGDVTQLAYARRGVVTPEMEFVALRENVAPEFVRDEIAAGRAVLPVNVNHPESEPMIIGKNFLVKVNANIGNSAVTSSVEEEVEKMTWATRWGADTVMDLSTGRDIHTTREWVLRNSPVPIGTVPLYQALEKTGGRAEELNWEIYRETVIEQAEQGVDYMTVHAGVLLRHIPLTARRKTGIVSRGGSIMAAWCLAHHEESFLYTHFAELCEIFRSYDITFSLGDGLRPGSIADANDEAQFAELRTLAELNRMAKDHDVQTMIEGPGHVPMHKIKENVDLQQELCEEAPFYTLGPLTTDIAPAYDHITSGIGAAMIAWWGTAMLCYVTPKEHLGLPDRDDVKTGVITYKIAAHAADLAKGHPGAQVWDDALSDARFEFRWEDQFNLSLDPETARAYHDETLPAEPAKTAHFCSMCGPKFCSMKISRDVMDTYGPGRADDLSDDEIEAGMLAKSKEFAESGNRVYLPLASD, from the coding sequence ATGACCACGCGGGACACACGTTCGTCTTCTGCCGCCATCGGATCGCACAAGGCGTATCTCACCGGCTCGCGCCCGGACCTGCGGGTCCCGGTGCGGCGCGTCCACCTCACCGACGGCAACGCCGTCACCCTGTACGACACCTCGGGCCCCGCCACGGACCCGGCCGTCACCACCGACGTCCGCCGCGGCCTGCCGCCGCTGCGCCACCGCTGGATCGCGGAACGGCGCGCGGACGGCACCGGCGACGTCACGCAACTGGCGTATGCCAGGCGGGGAGTCGTGACGCCGGAGATGGAGTTCGTCGCGCTCAGGGAGAACGTCGCGCCGGAGTTCGTCCGCGACGAGATTGCCGCGGGACGGGCCGTGCTGCCGGTCAACGTCAACCACCCGGAGTCCGAGCCGATGATCATCGGCAAGAACTTCCTGGTGAAGGTCAACGCCAACATCGGCAACTCCGCGGTGACCTCGTCCGTCGAGGAGGAGGTGGAGAAGATGACGTGGGCGACCCGCTGGGGCGCCGACACCGTCATGGACCTCTCCACCGGCCGCGACATCCACACCACGCGCGAGTGGGTGCTGCGCAACTCCCCGGTGCCCATCGGGACCGTGCCGCTCTACCAGGCGCTGGAGAAGACCGGCGGCCGGGCGGAGGAGTTGAACTGGGAGATCTACCGGGAAACGGTCATCGAACAGGCCGAGCAGGGCGTGGACTACATGACGGTGCACGCCGGCGTGCTGCTGCGCCACATCCCGCTGACCGCGCGCCGCAAGACGGGCATCGTGTCGCGGGGCGGCTCGATCATGGCGGCCTGGTGCCTGGCGCACCACGAAGAGAGCTTCCTGTACACGCACTTCGCGGAACTGTGCGAGATCTTCCGCTCCTACGACATCACCTTCTCGCTGGGCGACGGCCTGCGGCCCGGCTCGATAGCCGACGCCAACGACGAGGCGCAGTTCGCGGAACTGCGCACGCTGGCCGAGCTGAACCGCATGGCCAAGGACCACGACGTGCAGACGATGATCGAGGGCCCCGGGCACGTTCCGATGCACAAGATCAAGGAGAACGTCGACCTCCAGCAGGAGCTGTGCGAGGAGGCGCCGTTCTACACGCTCGGCCCGCTGACCACGGACATCGCGCCCGCCTACGACCACATCACCTCCGGCATCGGTGCGGCGATGATCGCGTGGTGGGGGACGGCGATGCTGTGCTACGTCACGCCCAAGGAGCACCTGGGCCTGCCCGACCGCGACGACGTGAAGACCGGCGTGATCACGTACAAGATCGCCGCCCACGCCGCCGACCTCGCCAAGGGGCACCCGGGCGCCCAGGTCTGGGACGACGCGCTGTCCGACGCGCGGTTCGAGTTCCGCTGGGAGGACCAGTTCAACCTGTCGCTCGACCCGGAGACGGCCCGCGCCTACCACGACGAGACGCTGCCGGCCGAGCCGGCGAAGACGGCGCACTTCTGCTCGATGTGCGGGCCGAAGTTCTGTTCGATGAAGATCAGCAGGGACGTGATGGACACCTACGGGCCCGGGCGGGCCGACGACCTGTCCGACGACGAGATCGAGGCGGGCATGTTGGCCAAGTCCAAGGAGTTCGCGGAGTCGGGCAATCGCGTCTACCTCCCGCTGGCCTCCGACTGA
- a CDS encoding low molecular weight protein-tyrosine-phosphatase produces MTDPTVSGPAAGPGEPYRVCFVCSGNICRSPMAEAVLRARLAEAGLGAHVVVDSAGTGGWHAGDPADPRATAALAAAGYDARPADHTARQFEAEWFPRYDLVVALDRGHARALRRLAPSPEQAAKVRLLRAGDLDVPDPYYGEDEGFADCLALIEEAVPDLLDTIRRRRPGAGEAP; encoded by the coding sequence GTGACTGACCCGACGGTCTCCGGCCCCGCGGCCGGTCCCGGCGAGCCCTACCGGGTCTGCTTCGTGTGCAGCGGGAACATCTGCCGTTCGCCCATGGCCGAGGCCGTGCTGCGCGCCCGCCTGGCCGAGGCCGGCCTCGGCGCGCACGTGGTCGTCGACAGCGCGGGCACCGGCGGCTGGCACGCCGGCGACCCCGCCGACCCGCGCGCCACCGCGGCGCTCGCCGCGGCGGGGTACGACGCGCGGCCGGCGGACCACACCGCCAGGCAGTTCGAGGCCGAGTGGTTCCCCAGGTACGACCTCGTCGTGGCGCTCGACCGGGGGCACGCCCGCGCGCTGCGCCGCCTGGCGCCGAGTCCTGAACAGGCCGCGAAGGTACGGCTGCTGCGGGCCGGCGACCTCGACGTGCCCGACCCCTACTACGGCGAGGACGAGGGCTTCGCCGACTGCCTCGCCCTCATCGAGGAGGCCGTGCCCGACCTGCTCGACACCATTCGCCGACGCCGGCCAGGGGCCGGGGAGGCACCGTGA
- a CDS encoding fructosamine kinase family protein yields the protein MTGPGADPGADPRAAALGRRVAGLSGAAPVAARPVPGGDICAAYRVELDDGRTVFAKTVPQPPPDFFAAEAAGLDLLRSTGTVAVPGVLAAFPDLLVLEWVDTAAPTPAQAERLGSELAALHATPAPHYGTAGPLYLGPVPLTTPAPPVTDPAGWPAYHAEHRLLPLLRLAVDSGGIAAEDARDVERLCDGIDRVAGPPQPPAVIHGDLWAGNILWTPDGRPHLIDPAAQGGHPEADLAFLELSGCPHFDRLIRAYEDVRPLPGRRARAPLHQLHHVLIHAALFGGAYGPESGATARAALAA from the coding sequence GTGACCGGCCCGGGCGCCGACCCGGGCGCCGACCCGCGCGCGGCGGCGCTCGGCCGGCGCGTGGCCGGGCTGAGCGGCGCGGCGCCCGTCGCCGCGCGCCCGGTCCCCGGCGGCGACATCTGCGCCGCCTACCGGGTCGAACTCGACGACGGACGCACCGTGTTCGCCAAAACGGTGCCGCAGCCGCCGCCGGACTTCTTCGCCGCGGAGGCCGCCGGCCTCGACCTGCTGCGCAGCACGGGCACCGTCGCGGTGCCCGGCGTGCTGGCCGCGTTCCCCGACCTGCTCGTCCTCGAATGGGTCGACACGGCGGCCCCCACGCCCGCCCAGGCGGAACGCCTCGGGTCCGAGCTGGCCGCCCTGCACGCCACGCCCGCACCCCACTACGGCACCGCGGGACCGCTCTACCTCGGGCCCGTGCCGCTGACCACCCCGGCACCGCCCGTCACCGACCCGGCCGGCTGGCCCGCCTACCACGCGGAGCACCGGCTGCTGCCGCTGCTGCGGCTCGCCGTCGACAGCGGCGGCATCGCGGCGGAGGACGCGCGCGACGTCGAGCGGCTGTGCGACGGCATCGACCGGGTCGCGGGGCCACCGCAGCCGCCCGCCGTCATCCACGGCGACCTGTGGGCCGGCAACATCCTGTGGACGCCCGACGGCCGCCCGCACCTGATCGACCCGGCCGCCCAGGGCGGCCACCCCGAGGCCGACCTGGCCTTCCTCGAACTGTCCGGCTGCCCGCACTTCGACCGCCTGATCCGCGCCTACGAGGACGTGCGCCCGCTGCCGGGCCGGCGTGCCCGCGCGCCCCTGCACCAGTTGCACCACGTGCTGATCCACGCCGCCCTGTTCGGCGGCGCCTACGGTCCGGAGAGCGGCGCCACCGCACGCGCGGCGCTCGCCGCCTGA
- a CDS encoding pyridoxamine 5'-phosphate oxidase family protein, translating into MGNEGGGQPPALPGRRRGSEGERALQRRLGTERRAERFYDEQVLDHLNERMREFVARQEMFFLATSDARGECDNTFRAGPPGFLHVLDPGALAFPEYRGNGVHASLGNITENPHAGLLLMDFDRARIGLHINGRAQVVTDAELRAEHPELPTDTIPGRRAELWVRIEVEEAYIHCAKHIPQLVKATRRTAREWGTDDYKRKGGDFFGAARDAQARREGAPEGVSSDRRPAGPPRRPEPDVPTAPPAPAPVASLPPAPAPEPAGHVPVAPPPAALPAPSPVAPPPLPAAPEPVSASSWPQPAAPSLPAAPVAPALGPAGPAGPDGGSPATPQERSRERPRERAPEGPDAPLPPRLPRRIPARSLERSSPEPFSAFHRPAQTSRPAPPPPPPPTPPPPPTPAPSPTPAPSPTPAPSPVYAPPPAPPPAPAVPPAAQAPPPAVHEPPAVHEPPAVHEPPAVHEPSTVPQPPPDVQAWQEEARRALERARSRGSGSGGGWFG; encoded by the coding sequence ATGGGCAACGAGGGAGGCGGGCAGCCCCCGGCGCTCCCGGGACGACGGCGTGGCAGCGAGGGGGAACGCGCCCTCCAGCGCCGCCTGGGGACCGAGCGACGCGCCGAGCGCTTCTACGACGAGCAGGTGCTCGATCACCTGAACGAGCGGATGCGGGAGTTCGTCGCCCGGCAGGAGATGTTCTTCCTGGCCACATCGGACGCGCGCGGCGAGTGCGACAACACGTTCCGCGCCGGGCCGCCCGGCTTCCTGCACGTGCTCGACCCGGGCGCGCTCGCGTTCCCTGAGTACCGGGGGAACGGCGTGCACGCCTCCCTGGGGAACATCACCGAGAACCCGCACGCCGGGCTGCTGCTGATGGACTTCGACCGGGCCAGGATCGGCCTGCACATCAACGGGCGGGCGCAGGTCGTCACGGACGCCGAACTGCGCGCGGAGCACCCGGAACTGCCGACGGACACGATCCCGGGGCGGCGCGCGGAGCTGTGGGTGCGCATCGAGGTCGAAGAGGCGTACATCCACTGCGCCAAGCACATACCGCAGTTGGTGAAGGCCACGCGCCGCACGGCGCGGGAGTGGGGCACCGACGACTACAAGCGCAAGGGCGGCGACTTCTTCGGTGCGGCGCGCGACGCGCAGGCGCGCCGGGAGGGCGCGCCCGAGGGCGTGTCGTCCGACCGGCGGCCGGCCGGACCGCCCCGGCGCCCGGAGCCCGACGTGCCGACCGCGCCCCCGGCGCCCGCGCCGGTCGCTTCCCTGCCCCCCGCGCCCGCGCCCGAGCCCGCGGGGCACGTGCCCGTCGCGCCGCCGCCCGCCGCCCTGCCCGCGCCTTCCCCGGTCGCGCCGCCCCCGCTGCCCGCCGCGCCGGAACCGGTGTCCGCGTCCTCCTGGCCGCAGCCCGCCGCCCCCTCGCTGCCCGCCGCGCCCGTGGCGCCCGCGCTCGGGCCCGCCGGCCCGGCGGGGCCTGACGGCGGCTCCCCCGCGACCCCCCAGGAACGTTCGCGGGAACGTCCGCGGGAACGCGCCCCCGAGGGGCCGGACGCGCCGCTCCCGCCACGCCTCCCGCGCCGCATCCCCGCCCGGTCGCTCGAACGCTCCTCTCCCGAGCCGTTCTCCGCGTTCCACCGGCCCGCGCAGACGTCCCGACCCGCGCCGCCTCCGCCGCCCCCACCCACGCCGCCGCCCCCACCCACGCCGGCGCCCTCTCCCACGCCGGCGCCCTCTCCCACGCCGGCGCCCTCTCCCGTCTACGCGCCGCCTCCCGCTCCCCCGCCCGCCCCCGCCGTGCCGCCCGCGGCGCAGGCACCGCCGCCCGCCGTGCACGAGCCGCCCGCCGTGCACGAGCCGCCCGCCGTGCACGAGCCGCCCGCCGTGCACGAGCCGTCGACCGTCCCGCAGCCGCCGCCGGACGTGCAGGCGTGGCAGGAGGAGGCGCGGCGCGCGCTCGAACGCGCCAGGAGCCGGGGCAGCGGCAGCGGGGGCGGCTGGTTCGGCTGA